One segment of Clostridium ljungdahlii DSM 13528 DNA contains the following:
- the corA gene encoding magnesium/cobalt transporter CorA yields MVTLIKNTLKEFESLEKAIFEAENTKEPYWIDINMPQEHEFSILKKHFHFHPITIQNCTQKIKRSKIHDYNEYHFITITSSGDLVKGFFPYKNIHIFINKDFIITIHYNENKIIKKIFTELKKKSNACIKGTDFILYNILDEIVDQYFILTDKLENHIDILEEKAMMRPVQQTAAEIMKLKKNIMKLRHTVSPIRELLSTLLRHDDIISETNRIYYSDIYDHILRIYDLIESEQEMITSCLELYSSQLSNSMNKVMKLLTIITTIMMPLTIITGVYGMNFEYMPELHCRYAYFIVLFVMALITICEIIFFKKKGY; encoded by the coding sequence TTGGTTACATTAATTAAAAATACATTAAAAGAATTTGAAAGTTTAGAAAAAGCTATATTTGAAGCTGAAAATACTAAAGAACCTTATTGGATTGATATAAATATGCCGCAAGAACATGAGTTTTCAATATTAAAAAAACATTTTCATTTTCATCCTATTACAATTCAAAACTGCACGCAAAAAATTAAAAGATCTAAAATTCATGATTATAATGAATATCATTTTATAACCATTACATCAAGTGGAGATTTAGTAAAAGGATTTTTCCCTTATAAAAATATACATATATTTATAAATAAAGACTTTATAATAACGATTCATTATAATGAAAATAAAATAATTAAAAAAATATTTACTGAATTAAAGAAAAAATCAAATGCATGCATTAAAGGTACTGATTTCATACTATATAATATTTTAGATGAAATTGTGGATCAGTATTTTATATTGACGGATAAGCTGGAAAATCATATAGATATTTTAGAGGAAAAAGCAATGATGAGACCTGTTCAACAAACAGCAGCTGAAATAATGAAATTGAAAAAAAACATTATGAAATTAAGGCATACAGTATCTCCAATTAGAGAATTGTTAAGTACATTATTGAGACATGATGATATAATCTCTGAAACTAATAGAATATACTATTCAGATATATATGACCATATTTTAAGAATATATGATTTAATAGAATCAGAGCAAGAAATGATAACATCTTGTTTGGAATTGTATTCATCACAGCTTTCAAATTCCATGAACAAGGTAATGAAACTTTTAACCATTATTACTACAATTATGATGCCTCTTACAATAATAACAGGGGTGTATGGAATGAATTTTGAATACATGCCTGAATTACATTGCAGGTATGCTTATTTTATAGTTTTATTTGTAATGGCACTTATTACAATATGTGAGATAATATTCTTTAAGAAAAAAGGTTATTAA
- a CDS encoding lantibiotic protection ABC transporter ATP-binding protein produces the protein MEKYILQTKNLCKNFKGQLAANNISFAIKENSVYGLLGPNGAGKSTTLKMITGILKKTSGEIIFEGHPWSRKDLKDIGALIEAPPLYENLTARENLKVRTTLLGLKKSRIDEVLQTVDLTDTGKKRAGQFSMGMKQRLGIAIALLNHPKLLILDEPTNGLDPIGIQDLRNLIRSFPEQGITVILSSHILSEVELIADHIGIISNGILGYEAKINPGEDLESLFMEVVKKSKREMR, from the coding sequence ATGGAAAAATACATTTTACAAACAAAAAATTTATGTAAAAATTTTAAGGGACAGCTAGCGGCAAATAATATTTCGTTTGCAATAAAAGAAAATTCTGTTTATGGATTGCTTGGTCCTAATGGTGCCGGAAAATCTACTACATTAAAAATGATTACAGGGATACTTAAGAAAACTTCAGGTGAAATTATTTTTGAAGGACATCCCTGGAGCAGAAAAGATTTAAAGGATATTGGGGCACTAATTGAAGCTCCTCCACTATATGAGAATTTAACTGCAAGGGAAAATCTAAAGGTCAGAACTACACTACTTGGACTTAAGAAATCACGTATTGATGAAGTACTCCAAACGGTTGATTTAACAGACACAGGGAAAAAGCGTGCAGGTCAATTTTCCATGGGTATGAAGCAGAGACTTGGAATTGCTATTGCACTACTTAATCATCCTAAACTTTTAATTTTAGATGAACCTACTAACGGACTAGATCCTATTGGTATTCAAGATTTGAGAAATCTTATTCGTTCTTTTCCAGAGCAGGGTATAACAGTTATTTTATCTAGCCACATATTGTCTGAGGTAGAGCTTATTGCAGATCACATTGGAATTATTAGTAATGGAATTTTAGGATATGAAGCAAAAATTAATCCGGGTGAGGATCTAGAATCACTCTTCATGGAAGTAGTTAAAAAATCTAAAAGGGAAATGAGGTAA
- a CDS encoding lantibiotic immunity ABC transporter MutE/EpiE family permease subunit yields the protein MSSYLKAENLKLKRTMTKKLVLIFPIVTLFFGFMTGVYYQLNTFNWWYMLMLPGGVSLFCALVNQKEEKKIKYRAVFSMPIDLKKVWISKVILIAVYVLFSCILLALGVGIVGKYVLPKVISSFALNSIVTIPGINAITAAIVIAITSLWQIPLCLFLAKKFGFFVPVILNVAVGIGLNGAMAVKSIWWLCPYSWTSRLMCPILGILPNGQLPVGKDTIMLRPDVIPVGIVLSILLFVVLLTVTSSWFKNQEVV from the coding sequence ATGAGTTCATATTTGAAGGCAGAGAACTTAAAGTTAAAAAGGACGATGACTAAAAAACTTGTTTTGATTTTCCCAATTGTCACACTTTTTTTTGGTTTTATGACAGGAGTTTATTATCAATTAAATACATTTAATTGGTGGTACATGCTTATGCTGCCGGGAGGTGTTTCACTTTTCTGTGCACTTGTAAATCAAAAAGAAGAAAAAAAAATTAAATATAGAGCGGTTTTCTCTATGCCTATTGATTTAAAAAAAGTTTGGATTTCAAAGGTTATTCTTATAGCTGTTTATGTTTTATTTTCTTGCATTCTTTTGGCGTTAGGAGTTGGTATAGTAGGAAAATATGTCTTGCCAAAAGTTATTTCAAGTTTTGCTTTAAATTCTATAGTTACTATTCCAGGTATAAATGCAATTACAGCAGCTATTGTTATTGCAATAACGTCACTATGGCAAATTCCACTTTGTCTATTTTTAGCTAAGAAATTTGGGTTTTTTGTACCGGTTATTTTAAATGTTGCAGTAGGTATAGGCCTTAATGGAGCGATGGCTGTGAAATCCATCTGGTGGCTGTGTCCGTATAGTTGGACGAGTCGTCTTATGTGTCCTATACTCGGTATACTTCCAAATGGGCAGTTGCCAGTAGGAAAAGATACAATAATGCTTAGACCAGATGTTATTCCAGTAGGAATTGTGTTATCTATTTTACTATTTGTTGTACTACTTACTGTTACATCAAGTTGGTTTAAAAATCAGGAGGTGGTATAA
- a CDS encoding lantibiotic immunity ABC transporter MutG family permease subunit, which translates to MLSLFRALWADFQKLKHTQIFWIHIIIPIIGALFFLVCYNLFNKVETIEKHVLYFELLGIVFPLLIGIICSMVVSQEEQAGQFQVLLGSTKSRSISCLSKLLTLIFMGIFSLFLALGIVLFGLKLFLYVSNVPYLLYFQVFGWLIFSNIFIYILSFFASLKFGRGASIFLGIAGMLIAALMITGLGDRCWMYLPWAWGVRFCDFATLNFMSSAMHKEIPYLLHNIQKASCITGAYTLGILMLQLLWFEFWEGRKSEE; encoded by the coding sequence ATGTTGTCATTATTTAGAGCTTTATGGGCTGACTTTCAAAAGCTAAAACATACTCAAATATTTTGGATTCATATTATAATTCCGATAATAGGTGCATTATTTTTTCTTGTCTGTTACAATTTATTTAACAAGGTAGAGACTATTGAAAAGCACGTACTTTATTTTGAATTACTTGGCATTGTGTTTCCACTTCTAATTGGAATAATTTGCAGCATGGTTGTTTCACAGGAAGAACAAGCAGGTCAATTTCAAGTGCTGCTCGGCAGCACAAAATCAAGAAGTATTTCATGTTTAAGTAAGCTGCTTACCTTGATTTTTATGGGAATATTTTCTTTATTTTTAGCTCTTGGTATAGTACTTTTTGGACTAAAATTGTTTTTATATGTATCCAACGTTCCTTATTTATTATATTTTCAGGTGTTTGGATGGCTTATTTTTAGTAATATATTTATTTATATATTAAGCTTTTTTGCCAGTTTAAAGTTTGGCAGGGGAGCATCTATTTTTCTAGGAATTGCAGGAATGCTTATTGCTGCGCTAATGATTACAGGACTGGGAGATAGATGCTGGATGTATCTTCCCTGGGCATGGGGTGTAAGGTTTTGTGATTTTGCTACTTTGAATTTTATGTCTTCAGCTATGCATAAAGAAATTCCTTATCTTTTACATAATATTCAAAAAGCATCGTGCATTACAGGTGCATATACTTTGGGAATATTGATGCTGCAACTTTTATGGTTTGAGTTTTGGGAAGGACGTAAGTCTGAAGAATAA
- a CDS encoding response regulator transcription factor produces the protein MAKILVIDDEEDILVLVKNVLAKDGHVVTIINNPKKILLNEYAKYDLILLDVMMPDIDGFELCEKIRDIVDCPILFLTAKTMENDVMFGLGIGGDDYIKKPFSTGELRARVNAHLRREKREKHNMISISGMKFNLASKEIIIEDKKVPMTKSEYAICEFLVRSKGQVFTKEQIYEAVYGYERESDSSGIAEHIKNIRAKLAIFDLSPIKTVWGIGYRWE, from the coding sequence ATGGCCAAGATTCTTGTAATAGATGATGAAGAGGACATTTTAGTACTTGTAAAAAATGTTCTTGCGAAAGATGGACATGTTGTTACAATTATCAATAATCCAAAAAAAATTCTGCTTAATGAATACGCAAAATATGATCTTATTTTATTGGATGTTATGATGCCGGATATAGATGGTTTTGAGTTATGTGAGAAAATTCGTGACATAGTGGACTGTCCAATTTTGTTTTTAACTGCTAAAACTATGGAAAATGACGTAATGTTTGGACTTGGAATAGGTGGTGATGATTATATAAAAAAACCTTTTAGTACAGGAGAACTTCGTGCTAGAGTAAATGCCCACCTGAGGAGAGAAAAAAGAGAAAAGCACAATATGATTTCTATCTCTGGTATGAAATTCAATTTGGCAAGCAAGGAAATTATTATAGAAGATAAAAAGGTACCTATGACAAAAAGTGAATATGCTATTTGTGAATTTCTTGTACGCAGCAAGGGACAGGTGTTTACAAAAGAGCAAATTTACGAAGCTGTATACGGATATGAAAGGGAAAGTGACAGCTCAGGGATTGCAGAGCATATAAAAAATATAAGGGCAAAGCTTGCTATTTTTGATTTATCTCCAATTAAAACGGTTTGGGGGATTGGCTATAGATGGGAATAA